A portion of the Desmodus rotundus isolate HL8 chromosome 8, HLdesRot8A.1, whole genome shotgun sequence genome contains these proteins:
- the MRPS25 gene encoding small ribosomal subunit protein mS25, giving the protein MPMKGRFPIRRTLQYLGQGDVIFKDSVKVMTVNYNTHGKLGEGARKFVFFNIPQIQYKNPWVQIMMFKNMTPSPFLRFYLDSGEQVLVDVETKSNKEIMEHVRKLLGKNEATLKKEEQEKLQLSHPAHFGPRKYCLRECICEVEGQVPCPALVPLPKEMTGKYKAALKASAQD; this is encoded by the exons ATGCCCATGAAGGGCCGCTTTCCCATCCGCCGCACCCTGCAGTACCTGGGCCAGGGGGACGTTATATTCAAGGACTCGGTGAAGGTCATGACGGTGAATTACAACACGCACGGGAAGCTGGGCGAAGGCGCCAG GAAATTTGTGTTTTTCAACATCCCTCAGATCCAGTACAAAAACCCGTGGGTGCAGATCATGATGTTTAAGAACATGACACCGTCGCCCTTCCTTCGGTTCTATTTAG ATTCTGGTGAGCAGGTTCTTGTGGATGTGGAGACCAAGAGCAATAAAGAGATCATGGAGCACGTCAGAAAACTCCTGGGGAAGAATGA GGCAACCCTCAAGAAAGAGGAGCAGGAGAAATTGCAGCTTTCTCACCCTGCTCACTTTGGACCTCGGAAGTACTGCCTGCGGGAGTGCATCTGTGAGGTGGAAGGGCaggtgccctgcccagccctggtgccGCTGCCCAAGGAGATGACAGGGAAGTACAAAGCAGCCCTGAAAGCTAGTGCCCAGGACTAA